The Thermoplasmata archaeon sequence CTTGACCGCCCTGGCCCTCCCCTGGAACGGCGGGCGTGCCCACAAGGAGCTCATGACGGGACTCGCGCGGTCCGCGAACACGATCGTCCTCACGCGGGACTGGACGGAGGGGCGCGTGACGATCGACGCCCGCGGCGAGCCCGTGTTCGACTACCGCCTGGACCCGCGGGACCGTCGCAACCTGACCCGCGGGCTCCAGGAGGCCGCGAGAATTCATCGAGCCGCGGGGGCCACGCGCATCTCAACCTTGCACATGGAGGAGTTGAGCGCCGGGGACGGCAACGGGCCCATCCCGCAAGGCGAATTCGACGACTTCCTCGAGCGGCTCGGCCGGGCGAGCGTGGGGCCGAACCGACTCGCCCTGTTCACGGCCCATCCCATGGGATCCGCCCGGGCAGGACGGGATCCCCGCACCTCCGCGGCGAAGCCCACCGGAGAATGTCACGAGGTCGCAAACCTCTGGATCGGGGATGGGAGCATCTTCCCGACCGCGCCGGGCGTGAACCCCACAATCTCGATCATGAGCATGGCGATGCGGACCGCGGGGTTCATCCGGGAGCGCTTGGCGCAGACCCGCTAGGTCCTCGTCGCTCGTCAAGCCCGAGTTCGATCGCCCCGACGACAACCACGTTCGAGCGCACGACAAGGAGCGAGCCCAGGAACAGGTATCGCACCCACGGCGCGACCGCGACGGGGATTGAGTCCAGAGCGAACGCGACCGCGAAGAACGCCGCGACCCATACCATGGTCCCAGCGAGGACGAGGCTCGCGACCCCCATGCTTCGCGTCCCGCGTAAGGCCTCCGCCCCCTCCGATACAAGGTTCGGCGGATCCACCACGCGATCCCGAGCACGGTCGGGATCCCGATCGCATAGCCGATGAAGATGGGATACGGATTCGGCGGCACCCATCCTACGTTGACGATGATTTGACAGGACGCCCAGGAACCTCCCGAAGAACAACTCGAGGGCGGAACGGATGGCATCGAGGCGGGCGACAAGTACACCAGCCACCCCGCGACAAAGGGGACGCCCGCTGCAAGCAGGCTGCCGCCGGTCAGGACGAGAACGATTCCCACCGCCACGGGTAGGCCGTTCCGGGGTCCTTCGCCCATTCGCGGACCTCATGGGTCTCCCGCGCGCTAAGTCTTTCGGAATGGTTCGGGGCGGCCGCCGCCCGCGGCTACGGTCCGCTGAGCCAGAGTCCCGCGCCCTTGACGACCTTCTTGCCGCGGAAGCGGTCGTAGGTGAGCCCGGAGACATCGATGGTCTTCGACTCGCCGTGCGCGATCAGCTCCGCGAGCGCCTGGCCTACACCCGGGCTGATCATCACGCCGTACCCGGACATCCCGTTCGCGAGGTAGAGCCCCGCGGCCTCCTGCACCGGACCGAGGATTGGAAGCTGGTCCGGCGTGAACGTCACGACTCCGGACCATGCGTTCGCGATCGATGTCGCTGCGAGCTTGGGGACGCGGTGGATGGCCGCCGCGACCGCCCGGGTCTTGAACTCCCAATCCGTCTCCGGGTTCGCGAGCTCGGAGTCGCGGGCGGGGTCATCCTCAACGAGACCTAGGACAAATCCCCCGTCCAGCTCCTGGCGGAAGTAGAAACGACCGGGAAGGTCGATGTACATGGGGCGGTCGTTCGGGATCTCCGGATGCGGGGAGGTCACGAAGATCTGGCGCTGCCACCGGGCAATCGGGAGGCGGATGCCCAGGGGTGCGAGCAGATCGTTGCACCACGGCCCAGTTGCGTTGACGACCACGGGGGCGGTGATGTCGCCACCGGATGTCTGCACGCCGCGGACTTGACGGTGGTCGACCAGCAGGCGTTCCGCAGCCGTCTTGGTGGCGACCTCGACCCCAAGGCGCTGGGCCGCCGCAGCGTAGCTGCTCGCGACGCCGTGCGGGTCGCAGAACCCTGCGTCCTCGGAGAGCAGGCCGCGGCTGACATCGTCCACGCACAGCTCGGGGAACACCGCACGGATCTCGTCGGGGCCCACGAGCCTCACGCGAACGCCGTGCGCGCGGCCGACCTCGGCCGCACGCTCCAGATGACCTTCCTGCGCCGGATTCGCCACGGTCTCGAGGTATGCGCGGCGATGGAAATCCGCCGTGCCTCCCGTCACGTCGGCGAATCGGCTGAACTCGTCGTAGCCCGCCTTTGCCAGGGCCACGTCGACCTCGAGCGCATAGTTCGTCTCGATGATCCCCACGCTACGTCCCGTCGAACCCGCAGCGAGGTGAGCTTGCTCGAGCAGGACGGTGTCCCGCATGCCGAGCTTGGCCAGGTGGAACGCGACGCTCGTCCCGATGACGCCGCCTCCGACGATGACCGCATCCGCCTTGAGCCGCATCCGTGGGCCGGGAACCCGCGAGGCGGGAAGAACATTCCTTTTCGCACCGGGCGGCGACGATTCAGACGCGTCCCGCGGGCACGAGCAGCCAGTACGCCCGGTTCAGGAAGCGCTTGCCCATCCAGTCTTTGAGGCCCAGGGGCGGCGGCACGGGTGGGTGCTCGTAGTCGAAGGACATGCTGATCCCCTTGTGGTATCCCGCGTCGCAGTAGCACATCACGTGCCCGTCGTACTTCGCGGTCGCGGGCTCGCCGCGGAGGTCCGCCACGATGGACTGCGCGATGACCTTGGCCTGGAAGTGCGCCGCGGCACCGCTCTTGGACACGGGGACGTCCGTGCAGTCCCCGAGGGCGAAGATGTCGGAGTGGGCCTTCGTCCGGAGGGTGAACTTGTCCGTCGGGAGCCAACCTCCGCGGTCCCCGAGGCCGCTGTCCTCGACGACCTTGGCCCCACGGTGGGGCGGGACCATGATGAGGAGGTCGAAGGGGATCGACTCCCCCTCGATCGAGTTGACCGTCTTCTTCTCCGTGTCGATGGACTCCGTGTTGAAGAAAATCGTGGAGCGGATGTGGTGCTTCGCGAACACCTGTTCGACGACCGGGTTCACGGGCTCTAGAGGGAACACGCGGGACAGCGGGGAGAGGAAGTGGATGTCCACCTTGTCTCGGATGCCGCGCTTCGTGAAGTAGTAGTCCAGCTGGCACGCGGCTTCCGAGGGTGCGGGCGGGCACTTGTACGGCACGCTGGCCACGGTGACGACGACCTTGCCGCCCTGGAAGCTCTCCAGGGCGTCGTGGAGCTTCGCCGCGCCCTCGAGGCTGTAGAAGTGCTGGGCGGTCTCCTGGTAGCCGGGAAGTTCGTTGGGCGTGAGGCGCGCGCCGAGGGCGACGACAAGGCGGTCGTAGTCCAGGACCGCGCCGTCGGCGAGGGTGACCTTGCGGCCCTCCGCGTCGATCTTCACGGCCTCGCCGAGGACGAGCTTCACCCGCTTCCTGAGCAGCTTTCGTTCGTCCCGGACGAGCTTCCTGGGTTTCTGGTGCTCGAAGGCCACGTAGACGAAGCCCGGTTGGTACACGTGCTTGCCGGTCTTGTCCACAACCGTGATCTCGGCTTCGTCGGGGAGCAGCTTCTTCGCGAGCAGGTTGGCGACGATCGTGCCGCCGACCCCGCCGCCCAGGATCACAACCTTCTTCATGCTCGTCACGCCTCCGCGGGTCACTTGAGCTTCTTCACGATGAACCGCGCGTAGCCGGGCTCCTCGACGACGCCCAGGAGTTGGTGGCCCGCCTTCTGAATCCAAAACGGGATGTCCTTTCGGGACCCCTGGTCCGAGGACCAGACCTCGAGCTCCTCGCCGACCTTGGCCTGCTTGATCCCGCGAATGAGCTCCATGAGCGGACCCGGGCAGAAGGATCCGCGTGCATCGAGGATCATGCGCTGGCTTGCGGATGCCGCCATGGTTGGGGCCTCCTCACAGGAAGAGCGTGATGCCGCCCTCGGACGCCTTGCTCAGGAACTCCGTCACGCCGATCACGTCGTCGACGATGGGGTCGAGGTCGGTCTTCTTCATGTCCATGAGGTCGTAGGTCGTGGCGCACGCATGGATCTTCACGTCGCCCATCTCCTTGGCCTGGCGGAGCATGTCGTACCAGGAGGGCATCTTCTTGGCCATCATGACCTTCATCATCATGGGCCCGACCTCCGGGTAGTTCACGTCCATCTTCATGTTCTTCTGCGGGTTCCCCGTGCGGAACGCCTCGAGGCCGTAGAAGGTCACGAAAATCTCAACCTGCTTTCCCAACGCGACGCCCCCGGATGCCATGATGGCCACGGGGTACAGCTTGTCCACGGTCCCGCTGAAGACCACGAGCGACAGCCGGTCTTGCATAGTGTACCACCGGTTGCGTCCTTCTGCCGCCGAGGGTTAAGCTTGTGTGGAAGGGTCTGAACATACCGGAACGTGCGTATATGCAAAAGGATGCAAGTACCAACGTCGCCGTGACTCCGACATCATGGAGCCGCCGGACGAGTCCTTCTTCGAGATCAAGGCGCGCGTCATCTCCGTCCTCGCGAACCCCAAGCGGCTCCAGATCGTCGAAATCCTCGGGAAGTCCGAGCGGACCGTGTCCCAGCTGGCCGCGGAGCTCGAGACGGCCCAGGCCACGACCTCGCAGCACCTGGCGGTGATGCGGAAGACGGGCGTCGTGGAGACGCGCAAGGACGGCAACTTCGTCTACTACCGCCTCGCCGACCCCAAGATCGCCGAGGCGTGCGCGGTCATGAGCCGCGCGATCCTGGATCTGCTCATGAGCCAGCAGGAGAAGCTGCGGCCCGTCCTGGCCGTCGCACAACGTCACGGTGGGAGCACCTGAGAGCGTGATGAACAAAGCGAACGCGGTCGAAGCAACCTATCGCGAGATGGAGACGATCATCGGGAACCTCGTGGAGTGCTACGCGATCCCGCACACGCGGATGTGCATGCGGTGGTCCAAGCCCACGAGGAAGGCGTACCGCGAAGAGGTCGTGGGCTGGCTCGAGGACTACAGCAAGTCGTTCCGGCGGCTCCCGAAGAAGTCCCTGCCCGGCCGAGAGGATCTGCCCGTCTACGCCCGCACGCTGCTGGACGCCCAGATCGCGGCCATCCTCAAGGGAGAGAACCCCGCGGTGGAGCGCAGCTACGCGCACTTGTTCGCGTGAGCCGCGTCACGCTTCGAGGATCCAGAACTCGTTCCCATCGGGATCCTTGAACGCCGCCCGGGTTCCCCAGGGCTGCTTCGTCGTGGGCAGAGCGAACTCGACGCCCTTCTTGCGGAGGGCATCCTCCTCCTTCTTCACGTCCTTCGCGTAGAACCCGAACCCCGTGTTCCCGGGCTCGAGCTCGTCGCCCTCGCACAGATGGATCACGAGCTTGGAGCCCTTCGGGGCGACCGTGATCCAGTGATCCATGTTGTCCCGGATCTCGAACCCGAGCTTCTCCTTGTACCACTGCGCGGACTTCTTGCCGTCGGAGACGACGACTGCGACCGATCCGAATTCCATGGGCATGGCCCTTCCCCGCAAGGCCCAAGTCGGTCCACGACTTAAACCCGACGCCGGGGCGTGCGGGAACGCAGGGAGGCCGGGTAGGCAGGCCCTGACTCCGTCCGGGTCATCCCTTGGAGATCGTCCGCCGCCGAGCCCGGGCCCACGTCTCGAGGAAGCCGCTCACCACGTCGCGCGCGGTGACGATTCCCTCTACGTGGTCGAGGCGGGTGACCACGAGGCGCCGGACGTTGTGCCCGATCATGATCCGTGCCGCGGCGCGGAGCGTTGAGAGGGGCGCGACCGTGACGACGGGCGACGCCATGATCTCCCGCACGAGGACCTTCTTCGGGTTCTTCTCCTTCGCGGTGACCTTCCAGAGGACGTCCCGCTCCGTGACCAGACCGATCGGCCGATCCGCGCGGACGACGACCAGTCCGCCGATCCGCTTGGCGGCCATCTTCTTGGCGGCGTCGAAGACGGTCCATTCCGGGTCCGCGACGATCACGTCCTTCGTCATGACGTCCCGCACGAAGACCATAAGGGCTCCCCGAGGTGGGAAAGCGGAAGCCCCCTCTTGAACGCTTCCGAAATACCCTCGCGAGCGAATCCCTGCCCTCCCAGGAGCCAGCAGGCACGCGCGTCGCGGCTAGAAGTCGATCCAGAGAAAACCGCCTTCGACCTTCGTCTTGTACGACTTCACGTCCGTGACCCAGTCCGTTTCCGGGTCCGCCTCCCCCGTCTTGTAGTCGTACCGCCCGTCGTGCCAGGGGCACACGAGCTTCCCGTCGTCGAGGCTGCCCTCCCCGAGGGGGCCGCCCTCATGGGTGCAGATCCCGTCGACGCAGTAGAAGGCCTGCCCAACGTGGATGATCGCGAACTCCTTCTTCCCGACCTTCGCCTTCCCGACCTTCCCGTCGGGGATCTCGGACTCCTTGATTGCTTTCTGGAACGCCATGGGATCGCCTATTCGTCCCGGATTAAATACGTTGGCCCTCCCCGGACCGCGGTCCCGCCCGCGGGAAAGGTCTATGGCTCCGCGGGAGCCTCCGGGCCGCCGTGGCCTCCGCGCTCGCCGAAGCGTTTCGCTCCGATCTCCCGTGCGCGGACGACCAGGCCGCCGTCTTGGCCGGCCTGGCGCGCGAGCGCGTCCCTCTTCTCTCGGGATCCGCCGAGGACAGCGAGGAAGACCTCGTGCTGCGGCTCCGGGATCCCCGTGTGTTTGGGGCCTTCGCGGAATCCGTGGGCCAGGATCGGCGGGTGCCTGCAGCCCTTCGTCGAGCGCTCCTCGAACACGTGTTCGACCTCCTCCCCCTCCCCCGCACGGAGGGCGAGCTCATTGCCGTGGAGACCCGGGCCCCGCGCCGGCTCCTGGCGCTGACCGCCGCCCTTGCCGCCGGCGGCGGCCTGAGCGTGCTCCATGTGATGCACCTGGTCTATGCGGTGTTCCTGGATCGCGCCCTCGTGACCCACGTCCCGCGGAGGATCCGGTCCGCCGTGCTCCGGTCCGTCCTCGAAGAGGGAGGCGGTGGCGAGACGCTGCGCCTCCTGTACGGGGGGCTCCATCTGGCCGCGGTTCCGGAGCGCGAGGCGGCCTCTGAGCTTCGGTGGATTCTCCTGTCCGACGCGATCCCCCTCCGGCTCCGCCGCTCCCTGGCTTCCCTGGGGGCTGAAGCCGACGGCGGCCGGTCTTCGCTCACGCGACTCGCCCAGCGAGAAGGACTCCTGCCCGAGGATGTGCACGACCCCGAGGCTCCCGAGATCCTGGCGAACATCCCTCGCCTGCCCGCAGGGCTGGCTTCCGCCTGTCGGAGCTTCCTGGAACGTGCGGGCTCCGCGTGAGCCGGCGTCAGTGCCTCTTGTGCACGTCAACGACGTACTTCAGGTACGCCACCATGCCGCCCGCGGTGGCGTAGTTCTCCGGGTTGCGGAAGAAGGGACAGCCGAGCGCCGCGGAAACGGCGCCGACAATGATGAACAGCACAACGCCAAGGGAGCGCAGGTTAGGTCGGTTCATGTAGGGCCGTCCCTCCGGATTTCGGTTCACCTACATTAGGCTTGTGTGCCGCGTGTCACGCGCCGCCAGCGAAGGCACCCTGGATCTAGTACTCGAACAAGCTGCCGAACTCGGCCGCCGGAGCATGACCCAGGCGCTGCCGCAGCTCCGCAAGGCGCAGCCGCTCCGCGTCCAACATGCGGATCCGCTCGTCCTCCAAGGGTTCGAACTCCCGAAGCCCCAGTTCCTGCGCGATCGCGTCCGCCTCACGGGGATACCGGCTGACGAGATTGGCCAGGGTCATGGACGACGCGAGGCCCAAGGGCCGCATCCGCGCGAGGCGTTCGAGCAGGAGGATGTCCCGGCTGTAGGCCTCGTCGCCGTCCGAAGGTCGGCGCTGGAGCGCACGTCGCACGAACTCGGTCTGGGCGAGAGGCATGGCCATCGGATCGATCCTTCCGTAGCGAGCGGCGTCCACCTTCTCGGAACCTTATATTATTTGCCGTGAATTACCACGTCGTTTGCCGAAGTCCTCGGCAAGCGTCGATTCTCGCGGTCCCGGTCGCCGGGGCGGGAGTCACGGGTCCGAGCAGTCACGCGTGTACCCGCAGCGGTGGCAGATGATCTTGCACTGCAGCTCGTACGTCGGGCCCCCGCAAACGTCGCACGGCGCCAAGGTCGGCCGTGGGCCGATGGTGGGCTTCGGTCCGGCGCGCTTGGCTCGGTTCGCCATGCGAGTGGGCGACCTACGCCTCCGTCGGCCTAAACCCTGTGCTGGCGGGCCTGTCTTGGACCTGCTTGGGGTTCGCCCCGGCCGATCACGTTCCCTCTGGGAAACGTCTCACCGGAGGGGGCTGCCGCAATAGAAGCAGAACATGTTGTCCGCGTTGACCAGGGTCCCGCAATTCGAGCAGCGCTTCTTGGCCGCCATCGCTGCGGGAGGCGCGGGCCGGGCCGGTGCGGGGGGCGGGGGTGCGCTGGGCCTCACGAATTCGACGGGAGGCGGCTGGCTTGCCGCGGCCGGACTCTGCACGGTCTGCGGGTAGACCGGACTGGGAGGGCCGGGAGGCGGGCCTGGCGGGGGTGCCGAGTACCGGGACGTGGGAGGAAGGACGGTCTGCTGGCGGTACATCGCGGTCCGGCGCGCCCGGGCCCGGCGCTGGGGAACGAATGCGACGACGGCCGCCAGCGCGAGGATGAACAAGGCGAGGTACAGGAGGTTCGACGCGAGGAACTGGTACAGGACGAACAGGAAGTTCGGAAGGTTCGAGGCGATGACTGTCTGCACGGGCGACTCGTACTGGGTGCCGTTCACGGCCGCCACGATCTTGAACGAGAGGCCGGACCCGGCCTGGGGCATCACGACGTCCGTGGCGCTGTAGGCCTGGCGGGTGGTGCCCGTCTGGATCGGGGTCGAGGAGTTCAGGGAGCCGGCGTCCGGGCCGTAGACCACGTGGGTGTCCGTGACCGGGAGGCCCGCGGGTCCGATGATGGACCAGTCGATTGCGAACGCGGAGCCTTTCGAGACGCTCTTGGGGAAGCTGTTTACGGAGATGAACGGCTTGTTCAGGGCGTTGATTGCGTTCCAGGCGTTCACGACGCCCCAGCCGTACCCCGTGTTGTAGCCCGCAGTTCCCTGAGGGACGGCGGTACGGTTCAGGACGTTCCAGAGTTCCACGTTCGTGAGGCTCGGGTCGTCGGCGAGGACGAGGGCTGCGACTCCGCTGACGAAGGGCGCGGCCAGGGACGTCCCGTCCAGGAGGTGCGTGCCTCCGCAGGAGCTCGGGCAGAGGGTCAGGATCTGGTAGCCCGGAGCGCCCATGGAGAGTCCCGTCCCGTAGTTCGAGAAGGGAGCCCTTGCGAGGCTCTGGGTCACCGCGGCGACGGACACCACGTTCGGGAGCGAGGCGGGATAATCGAGGGTCGAGCTGCCCGAGTTACCCGCCGCCGCGACGATCAGGGCGCCCTTGCTCCAGGCGTAGTCGATCGCGAGCTGGATGTCCGTCGGTCCGACGAGCGTCGTGTTGGTCCCCAGCGAGAGGTTGATGACGCGCGCGCCGTGGTCCGCCGCCCACCGAATCGCGAGAGACGTGTTGTACGAGGTCCCTTCGCCGTTCGGGCCTAGCGCCTCCAGGGCCATGAGACCCGTGTTGGCCACGCCTGCGATGTAGTCGTTGTTGTTGATCACGGCACCGATCACGCCGGCGACGCCTGTCCCGTGGTACGTGTTCGACGCTGCGTCCGAATCCATGGGGTCGTTGTTGTTCAGGATGAAGTTCCATCCATGGGACCCGTCCGTGTTGTTCCACATGTTCGGGGCCAGATCGGTGTCCGTGTACCAGACGCCGGTGTCCACGACCGCGACGACTATATTGTGGCTGCCCAGGCCCACGTTCCATGCGGTGGGTGCGTCGATCGCGTTGAGACCCCATTGCAGCTTGAACAAGGGGTCGTTCGGGGTGAACTCCGCGTGCAGGGGAATGTTCGTCCGGACCGGCGGCGATGCGGTGGCGGCCTGCACGACCAGGGGAGCCGCGAAAGAAACGAGGACGGAGACGACGAGGGCTAACGCGACCGTGAGTCGGAGGAGGGAGCGCAGAGCGTCGGTAACCTGCAACCTTAGGGCCTCCGGGCTGCCCGCTGAGGACTTTGCGGAAGTTATGGCGCGCGGTCCCTTTTAAACCTCTGCCCCCGATTGTCAGGCGTTGACATTCGATTCGCCACAACGGCGAATCCTTTTGCGGCCGGGGCGTCGTCGTTCCTCCGTGTCCGCCGCCACGCCGCCGGTCGCCCTGGTCACCGGCGCCTCCTCGGGAATCGGTCGTGCGACCGCCCTCCTCTTGGCCCGCTCGGGCTACCGGGTCTTCGCGACCGTGCGGTCGGACGCGGGAGAGCGCTCCCTGGCTGCCGGGATCGGCACGCTCCCCGTCGAGATCCTCCGGTTGGACCTCGCCGACGAGGCCGGCGTCTCCCAAGTCGCGCGGACCGTGACCCAACGCGCAGGCCGCATCGACCTCCTCGTGAACAACGCGGGGTACGCGAAGCTGGGAGCCGTCGAGGATCTGCCGCGGGCCGCACTCCGCCATCAGTTCGAGGTCAATGTGTTCGGCGCCATCCAGCTCTGCCGCGAGGTCCTGCCGAAGATGCGCGCCCAGGGATCGGGGAGGATCGTGAACGTGAGTTCCCTCGCCGGGAAGGTGAGCGTCCCCTTGACGGGCGCGTACTGCGCTTCGAAGTTCGCGCTGGAAGCGTTCAGCGACGCGTTGCGCGCGGAGGTCAAGCCCGCCGGCATCCGCGTGATCCTCGTCGAGCCCGGCCCCGTCGCGACCAACTTCAATCGCCTGGCGAGGGACGAGAGCCGAGCCGTCCTCGAGTCTCCCAGCGTGTTCCGTGCCGCGTACGAACGCCTGCGGCACCCCGCGGCGGAGCGGGGAGCCGCGTCCCCCGAACGGGTCGCCCGCGTCATTCTCCGCACGGCCCGGGCCCGTCACCCCCGCTCGCGGTACCGCGTTCGCGTGCGGGAAACCCTGGAGGCGGGTGCGGTCTCCGTGATCCCTCGGGGCGCGTTGGACTGGATCATGATCCGGTTCATGGGCGGGCGCGGAGCGCGGCAAACGTAGGCGCGAGTTCTTGAGCGGAGGCGCCATGGGGCTCCCCATGCCAGGCGACGGACCGTTTCTCTGGATCCGCGACCAGTCCTCGCCCCTGGGGTTCTGGCACGCCCCGGAGGGCGGGATGTGCGTGAACGCGTTCCTGTTCGTGCGGCGCGGTTCCACGATCCTCCTCGGCAAGTACGCGGACCATCCCATGTGGGACGAGCTTGCCGGACTCGATGCCGGGCGCCGCCAGCGGTTCGGCATGGGCTGGACCGTCCCGGGCACCCACCTCAAGTTCGGCGAGGAGCCGCGCGCGGCGGCTCGCCGGATCGGGGAGGAAGTCCTCCAAGCCAAGGGCCTCGTGTATGAGGAACCCCGCGTGGAATCCGACACGTATCCCGCGGCGTTCGCCGGCGGCAAGCTGCACTACGACCTCTGGTTCTTCTTCGATGCCAGGCCGCCCGAATCGTGGGAGGCGAAGGCGCCGCCGTGGTATGCGGAACTATCCTGGCAGGATCCCGCGGCGCTGCCGCCGTCCGTGTACGGGCGCTCCCACGAGGACGTCGTGGCACGATGGCTGCAGACTCGACGACCGGGCTAGCCGTTCCGCTCAGAGGCGCTTGGCGAGCGCCGCAAACTGGGCCGACGCACCGCCTGTGATCGGCTTGCCGTGGCCGAAGACCGCATGCTCGAACCGGAACGTGGCCAGCCGCTTGATCGACTCCCGGTGCTGGCGGGGATCGATGTTGTACCGGTCGTCCATGGGACCCAAGCCGTTCTCGTTGTTCGCGGCGTCCCCCGCGATGAGGAGGGAACGCGATTCGTCGAGCAGCGAGATGCTGCCGCGCGTGTGTCCGGGGGTGTAGATGATGCGGAGGCCGTCGTGGGTCTGGCCGTCCTCGACCGCCACGTCCACGGGCGTTCCCGGGTGCTTCTGGTGCTGGGCGCCCGGCGGCCCGTCGTAGGTCCGCTTCTTGGAGATGAAGTCCGCCTCGATCCGGGAGGCGGCGACCTTCGCGCCGGTCGCGTCACGCTTGATTCGGGCTAATCCGCTCACGTGGTCCGGGTGCACATGGGTGATGAAGATCGTGGCGATGTCCTTGAGTTGGATCTTCGCCTTGCCCAGGTAGGTCAGGATCGCCTTCGCATCGGGTTCCGAGCTCGTGTCGATCAGGACGAGTCGGTCATCGACGAGCACGTACGTGTTCGCGTAGCTGTCGATGAGATGCACGCCCTTGAGGACCTCCATGGTGCTCACCTTGGCTCGGGCGCGTAGCCGCTCCCTCGTTTTATTCCTTTCGAACTTCGGGCCGATCCGCTCGAACCGGGGTCCGGTCACTCGCAAGCCGTCTCCTCGTGACGCCGATGGCCCCGACGACGAGCACTGCCACCGCCGTCACGACGGCAGCCACGAGGAACGCGTCCGCGAGGCCTAGCGTCGCGAAGCCCACACCCCCCAGTCCGAACCCGAGAATCGCGCCGACCCAGCCCGTCGCCCCAAAGTAGGCGAGGCCCCGGCCGAGGGAGGGTCGATCCACGAGGTCGACCACAAGCGCCGATCCCACGCCCGTCGAGACGTAGGAGACGAAGCCCACGAGCGAGGCGGCAATCCAGAACATCGCGAGGCTTGCGGCGGCGGCATATACCAGGAGGCCGAGGGCCCCCAGCGCATAGCACGCCGCGATGAACGGGAGCCGCCCGACGCGGTCCGACATCCACCCTAGGAGAATCGTGAAGGGCAACGCCACGACGCCGCTGACAGCCACCGTGCTCGTGATCGCCGTGTCGCTGTACGCAGCCTCCATCGCGAGGGTGCGGCCGAGGCCGCCCACAAAGGATCCGAACGCAGCGAACACGCCGCACACAATCAACAGGAAGAACGGCACGGTCCAACGCATGGAGACCGCGGGGCGGGGGGCGCGCGTCGCCCTCCCGGAGTCAGGCCTCTCGTGGAGCCCGGCGGCGAGCAGGGGACACGCAAGGACCACGATGCCTAGGAGGATCCACATGGTGGGGTAGCCGACGGTGTCCGCTAGCGCCCCGACTCCCAGGCCCCCGACGACGGAGCCGAGGGGCGCCGCCAGGGCCAGGAACCCAAGGATGCGTCCGC is a genomic window containing:
- a CDS encoding MBL fold metallo-hydrolase; the protein is MEVLKGVHLIDSYANTYVLVDDRLVLIDTSSEPDAKAILTYLGKAKIQLKDIATIFITHVHPDHVSGLARIKRDATGAKVAASRIEADFISKKRTYDGPPGAQHQKHPGTPVDVAVEDGQTHDGLRIIYTPGHTRGSISLLDESRSLLIAGDAANNENGLGPMDDRYNIDPRQHRESIKRLATFRFEHAVFGHGKPITGGASAQFAALAKRL
- a CDS encoding MFS transporter — protein: MAAAPVPNPATPQADALDGEPAETAAIRAPWGQLVIMFGYALVNWSIGNGLLPLLPKIAARLGADPVTVGIYLAASYVALALGTVAAGFLADRAGNRRSFMIAAMLIAAPLIALTSWATEVWELAVLTASVWCLAGMALTLVTIRAGASAAPGERGRILGFLALAAPLGSVVGGLGVGALADTVGYPTMWILLGIVVLACPLLAAGLHERPDSGRATRAPRPAVSMRWTVPFFLLIVCGVFAAFGSFVGGLGRTLAMEAAYSDTAITSTVAVSGVVALPFTILLGWMSDRVGRLPFIAACYALGALGLLVYAAAASLAMFWIAASLVGFVSYVSTGVGSALVVDLVDRPSLGRGLAYFGATGWVGAILGFGLGGVGFATLGLADAFLVAAVVTAVAVLVVGAIGVTRRRLASDRTPVRADRPEVRKE
- a CDS encoding NUDIX domain-containing protein encodes the protein MGLPMPGDGPFLWIRDQSSPLGFWHAPEGGMCVNAFLFVRRGSTILLGKYADHPMWDELAGLDAGRRQRFGMGWTVPGTHLKFGEEPRAAARRIGEEVLQAKGLVYEEPRVESDTYPAAFAGGKLHYDLWFFFDARPPESWEAKAPPWYAELSWQDPAALPPSVYGRSHEDVVARWLQTRRPG